The genomic window GGCATTCAAATTTCATGATACTAGGGCTCCAAGAATAAATCATGACTTTGCAGTTGCTTAAATATTCATTTtagttaaaacaaagaaaaggcAGTAGCACTTCTGCAATATAACTAAGATGCAGACACTGATTCCCAATGTCAACTGATGCTAAATTTCTATCACTAGAACAGGCCTCTAAGATTTCTACCAACATTTCCACCGATATAGCCAATGGTATAACTGATTTCCAAAATCTTAGAAGCAAACAAGGTTTTACACTAAAGATATAAGATTTTGAACAGCCAATGATGACAATGTGAATTCACATTTACACAAACTATTAAATGGCAAGCAAATATTTGAGAAACATTGACCTAAAAGGCTAAAACACAAATATTTAAGGAATGCATACGAATAAACATATATTCAACACCTCGACAGTTGACAAAAGAGAAACTGGCATATATAGGGTGAGAGTTACTAACCAGTATTTTATCAACCCATCCCAGCCACATGTTGCTACCTTACTCTGCTCCAAGGGATGCCACTCACAACCAATGCACACACCTTCATGACACTTGAGAGTTCTGAAGACTTTGCAACTCTTCCAATCCCAGAACCAACACTTACCCTCACCATCTCCTGACATCACAAAGCGCCCATCTGGCGAGAAATTGACTTGGCATGCGTATCCAGCCACAATATGACCGGCAaacctcttcttcttgttgagctGAAACTTCTCCCTGGTGCTATAAATAAGTATCTGGTTATCCAAGCTCTGCGCAGCGAGCCAATTAGAGTTGGGGTGAAGCGAAATGGATGGCATTGAGTGCATGTGTGGCTCGCTAATGTACTTAATAACAACAGGGATACCGAATTCCCACACCCTGAGAGACTTATCATCACTGGAAGTAACAAATCTCCTATTGTTATCAACAAAAGTAATGGTATTCACAGCACCAAGATGCTGATCATACTCCTGAGTTATCTGCCCTGTATTCATATCCCATTGAACAATCTTCTTATCGCTCATACCGGCCAATAGCACATTCTGCTTATCCTCGTCAGGGTTAAGCCGCACCACATAAGGGATCTTCCCAGTCGAAAACGTTGATATCACCTGCCCAGTCTCAGTATCCCAATACTTGATATTCTTATCATAACCAGCACTCAAGAATTTAGTCCCATCATTGCTGAAACAAATATCCCTCACCGCCTTCGAATGCCCCATGTAAGTCCTCATACACTTCCCCGAATTGAACACATCCCAAATCTTAACCTTGGTATCCATACTTGCAGATAATATCAAATGACCATACTTGGGGAAAAACCGAATTGCCGAGACACCCTTTGTATGTCCACTCCAAGTATGCACCAATCTCTTAGGTATATAACAATGATCATTGCTAGCCTTAGCATCTTTAGGAGCCGCAATCCAAGACCTACCCTGATAATCCCTCTCTTCCTTCCCATGGAAAGTGCTCTTATCCTTAACAGCCTCAGCCTTTTCGCCACCAAAACCGGCCttctcttcccctttcttcttggCATACTCCTCAGCATATTTCTTCTGCTCCTCAGTCAACTCACCCTGCAACCCTTCCTTCTTCCCAAACCAAGGACTCTTCTTGTTCTTCGCAAGCCACACATCCGAAGCAGGGTTCTCAGCCTCTCCTTCttcatcaccaccaccatcaagttcttcttcttcctcctctcctcCCTCCTTCTTCTCCATTTTTCGCCGCTTCTGCTCGCGGTGGGGGATGTTATACACCGAAATAGCGTTGTTCTTCGCTAGGGCATCGAAATCGCCGACGTAATGGGATGCGGAGGGGTCAGCAGCATAGCCAAACTTGTGGAAGGTATTATACTGCTCGTCGAAGAGAAAGGGATCGATGGCAGCGTCCTCGACGAAGCCAAGCTTGTGATTGCGGAGGCCCTGGGCGATGCCGTCCTTGGCGTAAGGGTGGGAAGGGCCCTGGATTGGTGCCCAGAGCTGGTCGAAGGTAGGGTTGAAGGCGACGTTGTGCTGCGTGGGGTCGATGGGGTTGGAGAGGGTCTTGCGGTGTGGCTGCACGGTCAGGGCGAGCATGGTGTCGTCGACGGAGGGAGCGGCGGAGCGGCCAGCGAGGAGGCGCGGCGGGGAGGAATCGGGGGAGTTAGGGTTTTCGGGCGGCGGCGAGGAGTCTGGTTCGTCGTCGCCGGAGTATTGGTGCAACAGATCCATGGTAACAAAGAGAAAGTGAATGTGATTTGAGATGGAATTTTGCGAAGAAAGGATGGTAGTAACTCCGGAAGGTGGAGCTGCAGTGTAACGGTTCTTGGATCAAAGGTTTTGCAAAAATGTGCCCTCCTTCCTAAAAATAAAACACACACAcattagttttaaaaaaatttagatttgATGTTGATCATTTCacactttaattttaaataattttttaaaatgctATCAAAActattataaaaacaaaattaatattGTACTCATGAAAAATAAGTTTCATTTGACAAAAGTActcgaattttaaatttttgtctaacactttaaaaaattattcaaaatttttaaactatTACTATCAAGTATCAACTATATCATCTCCAACCTCTAAGATGGACACAGATTTCATGCGCCGTGCGTGTTTGGCTGATCAGTGTGTCTAGCACTTAACTTTGGCTGACCGGTGCGTCAGACAAAGAGAGTcgttggatcttttttattttttaatttaacggTAGAGATTATcctgttatttatcttttttgaTTGGCTAGTGAATACTTTTTGCAGATTTTGTGTCATAGGGATCactttaaaaattttagtttttttgtgGTTATTATTATAGATCTAATATCTATCtggattaataatttaataaagcaaaaatttataattttgtaagtttaaattaattagagttAATTATTCTGTTTTATGTTAAACTAAAGAACGATGAAGTTGGTCTGAGAAAAGAGATTTTTTATGGACGTCTGTTGCTGGTACTCACCTTCGTGGACTTTATGCAGTTCGAGTTGCAGGAAGTTATTCCATGTGGAATTGCCAGTCAAGAATTTGCAGTCACTAAACGGCGCATCTGCCTCgatgaaattgaaaaatatattatCTTAGCCTATTACTGTTATCACCGGAACATGAATGACAAATACTGGTGGTTTGGTTTGGGCAAATTAGGAGGATTAGCGGCGAAAGATCGAAGCGGCATGAAGATGGTGGGCGAGAGACTGGCCAAGGAGAGGCAGAAGATGTTTCGGGTCGGGTCATGTTGGCACACAGTTGGGTTGGACTTGGTTGCATCCATTAAGGCAATACCCATctgaaaagaagattggatttgtatagactaattttttttttacatggaGATGTATACTTTATAAGTTACAATAATATGATTTAGAAAATTAGTTCTTTTTAAAGTATTAGATGGGTAGTAATTAATTTCTCAGAACATCTTaccttaaaaaaaaagatatgttgTGGTCAATAGCTTCACCAATCTCTATGCTATGGAAGTGAATCCCACTGTTGAGTATGAGGATGTGGGTACTTCTGAAGGGATGGACGATATAAGTCACTGCAATTTTCGAAGATGGTGCCGAAGCCACATGGCTGAGTGGGGAAGAGAATCTGGAAGAGGGGGGAAGAGAATCTGGAAGAGGAGGTTAGCAGCTTTTAAGAACTAAGTAAAATGtattcatttaaaaaaattaaaaaaagttaccCCTCTATTTTATGTGTAATTGCGAAAAAGACCCCACAAAAGTATACATTTTGATTTTAATACTCTCCGGTTGACTGGTACGCCAAAGAGCTTTTTGGCATTTCGGTGCGCAAACTTCTCCCGCGTATTGAATTCGTGCCCCTCTGAGATCATCACtactactttttttttcaaattctaagtttTACTATGTGGGTCAAGATAGGTCGAACCCCACCGATCAACTTGCCAAAAAAGAAAGGACTGGGATATGATTTTGGACTCGCAAAACTAAAAACCTGACCAAATCCATGGACTTTGGTTGGGGTGGGATGGACTGATCCGGTAAGTAAGTAGTTTTTTTTAAGGGTATTAAAATGCCAAAATTAAAGTTAAGGTTAGTGTGGGTGTCATTTAAAAATTGAGGAGTGTTCAATGCAAATAAATACCTTGAATACAAAAAAGTATAGTGTAACGACCTAAGGTGTGTTTGGCAAACTCGTTTGAAGAGAAAAAGTACGTTTATGCTTATTGaaagtttcaattttttatttggcTAACTTTCGATTTGGCAAGAAGTGATTTTGTAGTCAAAACCACGTTTACCAAAAGCAACAATTTCTAACTTCTGCGTTTCACTAACGGGCTTTTAGCCATTTACACTAAACATCTATTTTTTCCTTTACCAATTTTATCCTTTAGACatattattgtattatttatggaattcttattatttctctCTATATGAActctttttttctattatttattatttttatttttttgttaaatttttatttgacATTATACACTCttataattgtgatttttgtatattatattattattatcttttcaTAATATGATTTATTGATCCCATTAGgtaaagtaaattaaacaaaaaattaaccataaataataataatagtaaaaaacTATAggtactgttccgagggttacctgaaactgaaggtcgatctcggatgagatccgctgtggtggccggagctatcgtgtccgacttgttgacttgggtggtgctgctgatccttgatcaccggagggtggcggtacctgcaagagactccgatgcctaagttagcatgtGCTTTAAGCAGGtattgtgtagaatcagagtatgagttatacctgggtgctccagtgtatttataatagtgtagagtgaccttcttggagataagatagttatcttatcttatctttgagtgaagtcatcttatctttaaggggaaccgcctttatctttctaggctttagctgcctttaggtttgggctgtgttccttcgtttgagccttcttttgggctttcctggcgattcggccgagctctttgagaagaggtcgggaatTCCAgtcctaaagaggtcggtcgacttgtctttaATTAGCCCGGGTCGTACAGCTCAACCCAGgacatgaacagtgcccctgcttgtgCGCGGTCTTCctgttgaggtcgagtctttttTAGACTTCGATCTCTTTTGAagaagtcgagctcgagcatttttGTCGGTCTTTATAGCAAAACTCCTTTTAGTGATTTAAATGCAGAGCATTTTTCTCACTCTTTTTAATTGCAACGCGCGTTTTGTGTTTCCTTGGAAATGTGCGAGAGTAAAATTCATTAACTATTTGCCGTTTCCTTTGTTTCCCTCTTTGTATCTCATTTTTGAATTCCAAAGCTTCTTTCAGTTTTCCCCTCTCTTGCTCGCTGTAACTCCTTCTCTTCTACTTACCCTTTCACTTTTGTATCTTCGcgctttcccttttcttttactCGAAAGGTGATTTGCTGGTGTCGTTTCGGTTGTTTGCTTCAATCTCTGATCAGTTATCGTCTCCTTCTTCTCTGCAGGTTagttttcttctcctctctctttattattttcCACGCCGTTCTTTTCACATTTGCattgttttgattttgaaaagttttgatcttgcttgGATTCATGttggaaagtttgaacctttctgCGTTTGCTGTGCCTGATCGTCGCTGTAACGTGCATTTTGGAGCTATTTAGGGTTTTGttttgttgcttgtccctatgACTTCTTTATACGTAgatctttgaattttttttgtagcCTTGAAATGATGAACTGTGCTTCTGCAAAAAAGgttgtattttttaaatatttctttGTGCGATCTTGTTTTGACGATGGCGGCTTTCCTGCTGTTTTGTGTAGAATGCTCTTTGCTAGAAGGATATTTGTGTTTTTAGGATTTAGGCTGCAAGATTTTTCCTGAATCCTTactctgttactgcctccaaaggatgcccctggaccttggtgtgagtcctggggtttccttttactGCTGTATTTGACTTCTATCATTCATATGCTTTTGCCCGAGCTATCTCcatatttgtccgagctgttttcttgattttgcccgagctgtttgattagtaacccattttttctttttctcactgtaggactagttgacccatgtcttctcgcaaaaatattgttaaaaTGTCTACCAAGGTCCCGgagggcatgtctgactggctggactcccttatTTTGATGTGTGTTTCCGTGGTTGATTCTGAATACTATGTGCGGCTTAAGAGGCATCATAAGGTTTGCGGTAGTAGAGATCAGGAGAAAAACTATGAGTTGGTAGTGCCCGAGCCTGATGAGAGGatttgttttccttctcttactaagggagaacgtcccttcttttatgcgtatgactacttttttagccaaatgaacatcaccattccttttactccctttgagaccgacctgttgtggtcctGCAACGTAGCTCCTTCTCAGCTCCACCCGAATTCGTGGGGCTTCATAAAAATCTTCCAACTGTTGTGTCAAGAACTGGATGTtccaccttctcaaactctctttctttacctttttgttttgacgaagcctggggtagCTAAGAAGAAGGCTTCCTGGATTTCTTTCCGTGCTGCACAGGGAAAAAAAGTGTTCTCCATGTATGACGAGTCTTTTAGAGACTTTAAAAACTTCTATTTCAAGGTCCAAGCTGTTGAAGAAGCTCGGCCTTTCTTCTTGGAACAAAATAATGAACCAGTTTTCCCTTTATGCTGGCAAAAGAATATGGTGGTGTCTAAGTATTCTTGGGAAATATTGGATGAAGTTGAGCAAGCTTTATTACATGTACTAGAGAAAAATTGGGGGGAGTCCCCTCATCTTGATATGAAGAGGTTCTTGGAAAATCCCTCCCTTCTTTGAGCTGAATTGGGTAGTTTGCTGATTTCTTTTGctggttttttattttatttgtttgttttatcgATCCATCCCTTTCTCACTTGCAATTCTGGTTTTTGCTGTGTTTTCAGAAATGGTAAAGACCActgattctatgaaggcctttaagagggCGAGGAAGGCGACTGCGGCCCAAAACATCTCAGCCAAAAGTTCTGGGGAGGAGTCTTCAAAAGTTACTCTGGAGAGGTTAACCTCGGACACCTCTGGGCTGAGGAAAGTCATACCCACTCCCCAGGTTCACCTGGCTTCTTCTGATCCTCCCCAGCCGACCTCTGCTGCAGCCTCTCCTTCTGCTGCCGGTCCTCCTCCCAAGAAGCAAAGGACTGTTGAGCCTTTCAATttggatgcccctgattttgatgccgtGGGGTTTGTGGATAACCAGATCGCTCCTTATGGCCGACTTCCCATGGACGACGTGTCCATCCTGCTCCACCTGGATTTTATCACCAACAGTAGTGTGCGGATGGCGCATATGGGTGCGGCTTTGTTTTGCTCAATCCAAGACTCTCTTGTTCACGCGACGAATGCCTTTATGCAGGAAGCCAAGTCAGAGTTTGACGGGATCAAGGGGTTGAAGGATGAGCTAGATGCCAAAGTGGCCAAGCTAAAGCTGGATGTAGAGAAGGAGAAATCTAGGGCTTTTGCTGCGGAGGCTGCTGCGAATCTGGCCAAGGAGATGGCCAAGAAGTCGAAGGAGAGTTATACTCGAACTTACGGCGAGTTGCTGGAGGTCCGGGAGAGGCTTGAATCGGTCTATGCTGACTATTTTGAACTTCAGGGCCATCTCGTAAGCAGCGTGACGAATGCATATGAGAACCTAAAAACTCAGGCCTGAGTTTTGGCTCCCGAGCTCGACCTGAGTCTTTTTAGTTTGGATAACATTGTTGAAAATGGTAAGATTGTTCCCGCCCCAGACgaggatgaagaggaaggtcCTCCCCCTGTACCGCCAGCTAAAGCTTCTGCTACCACGACTTCTTCCACTCCTGCTACTGAGGTCAGCCACCCTAAGCCCGACCCCGATGTCCAAATCTTAACTCGAGAGGATGGGACTGTAGATGCGATTCCTATGAAGATGATTCCTCCCTCCATGACTCAGGGTACCGCCACTGAGGAGAACTTGGACCCCCTGTGACTTTTTCTGATGTATTTAGTGGGTTTTTAGACTTTAGTTTCTTGTAATTGGGCCTGGTGTGGCTTTGACATTTTAGTTGCTTTCATTTTCCAACTTTATTTAGAAAAAACAAATACTTTGAAAGTCTTAAGGCCGACTTTCAGGTGGCTTTCTGGGTTGTTATTATAGTAGCTTTGTTTGATATGTTAGTTTGCAACCTTTGCCACTTCCAAGAATCTTTAGAGTGTTGGATttttgctgtccgacctcttttttgATTTCCTTTATGTTTGCTTATTTCCTGCATTAGTTGAAGTGATCCTCGAGGCTGGCTTTGTTCGATGACTTGCTATTGTCCTCGTGGAACCCTTTTTAGTCTGAACAATTCTGATATCTTTTATTGTGAGGTCGTGGCTTTTTAAGTCGAGATGTGTCCCTTCTAGCGCACGCCTTTTGTTgctccgacttctcttgtcgattcttctcgagttatttttagtaatccatttttaatcaggcttggccaggcctctttctatggattactttttataactctgtCGCTTTGATTAGTCTGGTCTGACTTCTTCATGTCAGTCCGtcccaagttatttttagtaatccattttttctcagacctcgtcaaacctctttctatggattactttttataacttttgtcgctttcatgtcgattggtccgacttcttcatgtcggtccatcctaagttatttttagcaatccattttttctcagacctcgtcaggcctctttctatagattactttttataacttttgtcgctttcatgtcgattggtccgacttcttcatgtcggtccatcctaagttatttttagcaatctattttttctcagacctcgtcaagcctctttctatggattactttttataactttttgcttgttttatcactttttcatcttgccgattttgtagaaatcgggcggtgagtttggttctcacttggccgaccttgtcgaaatcaggcggtgaatttggttttcaccttgccgacctttgtAAAAATTCGGACGATGAATTCGattttcatcgtggtcgggcagtgaatttggttttcaccttgccgacctgtagtTTTGTAATCGGGCGAGAATTTTTGCGttcagattaatgtgtcttgGTAGAGAAACTTTGTAGAGAGTCTGAAAAGTTTTATTCAAATAGAAAGTAGACATATAGGCAaacaaaatatatacatgtgggtgcttacccttctaagtcAGGCAATTTTGCGGATCTTGGCTTGGTTCCTCGTTAAAAAATCTTTTcagaaaaaagagtgcaccttgacctaagatcttttattacctcctaactataataccttcttaggttgcaggcgtgccatgaccttggtagctctcgcccctcgagttcggacacccTGTAGTAGCATTTTCCTAGTACCTCTGTGacttggtagggtcctttccagttagctgctagctttccttctcctgaccgacctgttCCGATGTCATTTTCGATTAAAATGAGATCGTTGTTGGCGAAACTTCACTGGACAACTCTCtggttgtatcttgaggccattcaaCATTTTAACGCTTcctccttgatccgagctctctCTCGAATTtctagaagtaggtcgagctcttccctttgatttTGGGAGTTGACCTCTTCGTTGTAGTGGgtcattctgggggatccttcttcgatttttactgggatcattgcctccattccataagccaATTGGAAGGGTGATTCCCTCGTTGTGGAGTGTGGGgttgtctgatatgcccataggacttgtgggagctcttcagcccaggctccctttgcgtcctatagtctccattttaacccggctagtatgactttgttggtagcttctgcttgtccattagcctgggggtgttctacggatgtgaattggtgctttattttcaagtcaacTACCAACTTCCTGAAAcccgcatctgtgaattgagtaccattgtctgtggtgattgagtaaggaaccccaaaccttgtgacaatatttctatataagaattttcgacttctttgagcagtggcattgacTAGGGGCTTGGAGTACTTTTTTGGAGAAAgctcgtgtcccgagatgattgccacacatGCCGCTGTGTATTTCTTCCAATTGTATAGTATgttgtttataatggtgtagtattgtgcctcccgtctTAGCCTCTTCACCTCCTTCTTGTCTGTGGGAAGTGTCCCtgatttgaggtagttgattatggaggtcatctatccttgatcctgtcctgatatggctaggactttttcttcttccgaaaTTGATGGGCTCTGCAGTATTTCCTGGACGAGGCTGtcgaaatccctctcttgtataggatgttgtttatgatggtgtagtattgtgcctcccgtcttagcctcttcgcctccttcttatctgtgggaAGTGTCCCTGATTTGACGTAGTTGATTACggaggtcatccatccttgatcttgacctaatatggctaggactttttcttcttccgaaaTTGATGGGCTCTGCAGTATTTTCTGGacgaggcttctattattgccccctggtttggtgctggctaattttgagagtgcgtcagctcgggcattctgttccccgagttgtccgagctgttccctggttctgtccaggtactttttcatggtaggatccttagcttggtagctccccgCTATTTGTGAAGTGAATACTTGTGAATTACTGAAGATGAtatctattatcacacctgctccactcccggttttgtttgaagagccgtccacatagagattccattttgtgggagttcccggggtgtcagtgtactctgCGATGAAATCGGCCAAATACTGtgacttgatggccgtccgagcttcgtattgaaggtcaaaCTCAGATAGCTCAACTGCCCACTATAGAATTCTTctagctaagtctgtcttctgtagaatACTTTTCATGTGCTGGTTGGTTCGAAtcttgatggtgtgagcttgaa from Arachis ipaensis cultivar K30076 chromosome B09, Araip1.1, whole genome shotgun sequence includes these protein-coding regions:
- the LOC107618442 gene encoding pre-mRNA-processing factor 17 → MDLLHQYSGDDEPDSSPPPENPNSPDSSPPRLLAGRSAAPSVDDTMLALTVQPHRKTLSNPIDPTQHNVAFNPTFDQLWAPIQGPSHPYAKDGIAQGLRNHKLGFVEDAAIDPFLFDEQYNTFHKFGYAADPSASHYVGDFDALAKNNAISVYNIPHREQKRRKMEKKEGGEEEEEELDGGGDEEGEAENPASDVWLAKNKKSPWFGKKEGLQGELTEEQKKYAEEYAKKKGEEKAGFGGEKAEAVKDKSTFHGKEERDYQGRSWIAAPKDAKASNDHCYIPKRLVHTWSGHTKGVSAIRFFPKYGHLILSASMDTKVKIWDVFNSGKCMRTYMGHSKAVRDICFSNDGTKFLSAGYDKNIKYWDTETGQVISTFSTGKIPYVVRLNPDEDKQNVLLAGMSDKKIVQWDMNTGQITQEYDQHLGAVNTITFVDNNRRFVTSSDDKSLRVWEFGIPVVIKYISEPHMHSMPSISLHPNSNWLAAQSLDNQILIYSTREKFQLNKKKRFAGHIVAGYACQVNFSPDGRFVMSGDGEGKCWFWDWKSCKVFRTLKCHEGVCIGCEWHPLEQSKVATCGWDGLIKYWD